From Salvia splendens isolate huo1 chromosome 16, SspV2, whole genome shotgun sequence, a single genomic window includes:
- the LOC121770442 gene encoding uncharacterized protein LOC121770442: MGFPEAWISLIERCIGTCWFSVLINGAPSGFFKSTRGLRQGDPISPALFVIAAEYLSRALDKLILGHKEMSFKAARHCMEISHLAYAEYIIIFTQAVASSIRRLRSCLEDYAEVSGQQIKLAKSSFYITEIHDEWAGSIHLEGGFTQGTFPFLYLGMPIYRGVKRTNMFMFLREKVASRISGWAHRHLSFGEGLLSLRVPWKRYLYTFSKPSNQQPVLSNRLINNWLDSSGDLQTKGRRHIGSDGTKSAFLSPREALASVSQRRSSEPSMSNYGGDLGNKIHFGRSI; the protein is encoded by the coding sequence ATGGGATTCCCGGAGGCTTGGATCTCCCTCATTGAAAGATGTATTgggacatgctggttctcggtgCTAATCAATGGCGCTCCTTCGGGTTTCTTTAAATCTACCCGAGGTCTACGACAGGGTGACCCCATTTCCCCGGCCCTGTTCGTGATTGCGGCGGAGTACCTCTCAAGGGCGCTTGATAAACTTATTTTGGGGCACAAAGAGATGTCTTTTAAGGCGGCTCGGCACTGTATGGAGATTAGCCACCTAGCCTATGCCGAATATATCATCATTTTCACCCAAGCTGTTGCGTCTTCCATTAGGCGCTTAAGATCATGCCTTGAAGATTATGCGGAGGTTTCGGGCCAACAAATCAAGCTCGCCAAGAGCAGTTTCTATATAACCGAGATACATGATGAGTGGGCAGGGTCAATTCATTTGGAAGGAGGCTTCACTCAAGGTACCTTCCCTTTCCTATACCTGGGCATGCCCATTTATCGAGGTGTTAAACGCACCAACATGTTCATGTTCCTTCGGGAGAAAGTTGCATCACGGATCTCTGGATGGGCTCATAGGCACCTCTCATTCGGGGAAGGCTTACTCTCATTAAGAGTACCTTGGAAGCGGTACCTCTACACATTTTCCAAGCCATCGAACCAACAGCCGGTGCTCTCAAACAGATTGATCAACAATTGGTTAGATTCTTCTGGGGATCTTCAAACGAAAGGAAGAAGACACATTGGATCGGATGGGACCAAATCTGCCTTCCTATCGCCGAGGGAGGCCTTGGCATCCGTAAGTCAAAGGAGGTCCTCCGAGCCTTCAATGTCAAATTATGGTGGCGATTTAGGGAACAAAATTCACTTTGGGCGATCTATATGA